The following coding sequences are from one Leptospiraceae bacterium window:
- a CDS encoding patatin-like phospholipase family protein, producing MKKNILDYRVRFLKRLKLFQGVRLSTLQKIATGLVEKKVHNKDIIYLTGEISDSLFIIRYGEVLVRVNNTKSIYLGPEEVLGEVSVITRMQHSSTASASMDCLLYEINGKLFLELAENDIALSKNLISFVSERFRDNLIIPKRALMPRRLIAHVQMGIGNGFQEEVKKFAYACEEMIPGKTKIISTEEFKNLTQEKRLIKLSDLRSKAPVLHVQFNHADQIKSFENIMIQADYIIFYEKSIESGWSEKTNTFEYLQNSLRNYEGRVIRFLQEKTNSFRGEHKKERVFTNREFMARSIMGRTRGLTLGGGGARALAHVGLLKVLERNKIQVDFISGSSMGAVIGALHSRGESAANIESFVRKYFGGLDTPFDPTIPLISFYKGRKMKAMLKEIFADERIEDAKIPFVTSAIDLHAGEEYVFDKGPFWEALLCTMSLPGVFPPVFMGERLLTDGGVLNNVPDDLIRKKGADKILSVNVSPLKDKSLYLLLDDRASSGKSFFRSLWEYIKYPPILKIMGRASMLEGREITKAKVSRMDLFLHFHLEDFNLFDFSLFQEIIDKGESEAEKNFPEIKKLFLPE from the coding sequence ATGAAAAAAAATATTTTAGATTATAGGGTTCGATTTCTGAAAAGACTGAAACTGTTTCAGGGTGTAAGGCTTAGCACTTTGCAAAAAATAGCGACTGGCTTAGTTGAGAAGAAAGTTCATAATAAGGATATAATATATTTAACCGGAGAAATTTCAGACAGTCTATTCATCATTCGATACGGCGAAGTATTAGTCCGAGTGAATAACACTAAGTCTATTTACTTGGGACCGGAAGAAGTTTTGGGGGAAGTTAGCGTGATTACAAGAATGCAGCATTCAAGCACTGCATCAGCATCTATGGATTGTCTTTTATATGAAATTAATGGAAAACTTTTCTTAGAACTCGCAGAAAATGATATTGCTTTGTCTAAAAATTTAATCTCCTTTGTCTCCGAACGATTTAGGGATAATCTCATTATACCTAAGCGAGCCCTTATGCCGAGAAGACTCATCGCTCATGTGCAAATGGGAATTGGAAATGGATTTCAAGAAGAGGTAAAAAAATTTGCTTATGCCTGTGAAGAAATGATTCCGGGGAAAACAAAGATTATCTCCACAGAGGAATTCAAAAATTTAACCCAAGAGAAAAGATTAATCAAACTCAGTGATTTGCGTTCTAAAGCCCCGGTCTTACATGTTCAATTTAATCATGCAGATCAAATTAAATCATTTGAGAATATTATGATTCAAGCGGATTACATTATTTTCTACGAGAAGAGTATCGAATCTGGATGGTCTGAAAAAACAAATACATTCGAATACTTACAGAATTCTCTGCGTAATTATGAAGGAAGAGTGATTCGCTTTCTTCAAGAAAAAACGAACTCATTTCGAGGAGAGCATAAAAAGGAAAGAGTATTTACGAATAGAGAATTCATGGCTCGCTCTATCATGGGACGAACTCGCGGTTTGACGTTAGGCGGAGGAGGGGCGAGGGCTTTGGCACATGTAGGTCTTTTAAAAGTCCTCGAACGAAATAAAATCCAAGTCGATTTTATTTCGGGCTCTTCTATGGGTGCTGTCATTGGCGCTCTTCATTCTCGCGGTGAGTCAGCGGCTAATATCGAATCTTTCGTTCGAAAATACTTTGGTGGATTGGATACTCCTTTTGATCCAACGATTCCTTTGATTTCTTTTTACAAAGGTCGAAAGATGAAAGCAATGCTAAAAGAAATTTTTGCTGATGAACGAATTGAAGATGCAAAGATTCCATTTGTTACATCCGCGATTGATCTTCATGCAGGCGAAGAATATGTATTTGATAAAGGTCCTTTTTGGGAAGCTCTTCTTTGCACGATGAGTCTACCCGGTGTTTTCCCCCCGGTCTTTATGGGCGAGAGACTTTTAACTGATGGAGGAGTTTTGAACAATGTTCCTGATGATTTGATTCGAAAAAAAGGTGCTGATAAAATTTTGAGTGTCAATGTCTCTCCATTGAAGGACAAAAGTCTTTACTTATTGCTAGACGATAGAGCGAGTTCGGGAAAATCTTTTTTTCGAAGTTTGTGGGAATACATTAAGTATCCGCCCATTCTAAAAATCATGGGTCGTGCTAGTATGCTTGAGGGAAGAGAAATCACAAAAGCGAAAGTATCTCGTATGGATTTGTTTTTGCACTTCCACCTCGAAGATTTTAACCTATTTGACTTTAGCCTCTTTCAGGAAATTATAGATAAGGGCGAATCCGAAGCTGAGAAGAATTTTCCTGAAATTAAGAAACTTTTTCTTCCTGAGTGA
- a CDS encoding DNA translocase FtsK 4TM domain-containing protein has protein sequence MSGIKPPSTSKKKMDLSPKTRAFSPYGFLFFSIFCFFSLLSFQDVDVAQSANLFGRLGHYFGYIAFYLFGRAAYMLGVLSFIFGLLSFQKKEPDMGNLLLSVPIILLAFSIFCSIFETNIASLKDGGGYVGLKFSTAMEYVFGQSGRIILNVVIFLYGALIIFKESPRELNKEYVLKKWNEFLVKYPIKEKLDSYVSLVRKKEEEEVEEELSGQIPWFEVRRREQGLDEEMEAPISELEEEITNEEPSIREIKNSPTIRPSKPEIIEKFEYKSVITTQKPRVPQPIYKEEIKVDPVPKFRSTPTQIISKITQSNPLEEEITANNLQAFISTSAERRVVDPNDFQDEVMDAEPITAIVSNSDELDSLPGLMSDEEEVLADDLQDISIQTEEVDLFGNKVESPNSKPKPIRKQSTVPDIVPKRNTEYYLSHRILSKKAEKKSDPLFKLEAEKLGLHIQEIIKQYGYDSKVVSYQRGPIITRYELTPPQGVKLGRITSLTDELKLNLAVKSIRMVAPIPGKSTIGIEVPNKHRDDVFLGDMLKEYSALNATRDLNIVIGKDSITGDSVSIDLNKLPHLLVAGTTGSGKSVSMNSMICSLIFTKSPEDVRFVMIDPKMVELALYEDIPHLLMPVITDPRKATKALSWAVQEMEVRYNLVSELKCRDLKTYNEKVANSLKFSKGRYHHMPYIVIFIDELSDLMMVSGKELEDYITRISQKSRAVGIHLVMATQRPSVDVITGLIKANCPARMAFHVAQKTDSKIILDYSGADALLGKGDFLYKSPTSPDLQRIQAPYVSEDEIEQIVIESRKYADPDFVDINLDEESFQEESSEEDEASFDEAWMIVKTDRKASASYLQRRLRIGYNKAARLMELMEERGYVGPQIGSKPREILR, from the coding sequence AAAGAGCCAGATATGGGTAATTTGCTATTATCCGTTCCAATTATACTTTTAGCATTTTCCATTTTTTGTAGTATATTTGAAACAAATATCGCAAGTCTCAAAGACGGCGGTGGTTACGTTGGTCTTAAATTTTCAACTGCGATGGAATATGTTTTCGGGCAGTCGGGAAGAATTATTTTGAATGTAGTCATATTTCTTTACGGAGCCTTGATTATTTTTAAAGAGTCTCCCAGAGAGTTAAACAAAGAGTATGTGCTCAAGAAGTGGAATGAGTTTCTAGTAAAATACCCAATCAAAGAAAAGCTAGATTCTTATGTTAGTTTAGTTCGCAAAAAAGAAGAAGAGGAAGTAGAAGAAGAACTCTCGGGACAAATTCCCTGGTTTGAAGTAAGAAGAAGAGAGCAGGGATTGGACGAAGAAATGGAAGCTCCTATCAGTGAATTGGAAGAAGAGATTACCAATGAAGAGCCTTCCATTCGAGAGATAAAAAATTCTCCTACAATAAGACCTTCTAAGCCTGAAATCATTGAAAAATTTGAATACAAGTCTGTAATTACAACGCAAAAGCCAAGAGTTCCACAACCAATTTATAAAGAAGAAATCAAAGTGGATCCGGTTCCAAAGTTTAGATCGACTCCAACGCAAATCATAAGTAAAATTACTCAGTCAAATCCTTTAGAAGAGGAGATAACAGCGAATAACCTGCAAGCATTTATTTCAACAAGTGCAGAGCGTAGAGTTGTTGATCCAAATGATTTTCAAGATGAGGTAATGGATGCCGAGCCGATTACTGCTATCGTTTCTAATTCAGATGAGCTTGATTCCTTACCGGGACTCATGTCTGACGAAGAAGAAGTGTTAGCCGATGATTTGCAGGATATAAGTATACAAACCGAAGAAGTAGATCTCTTTGGTAATAAAGTTGAATCTCCTAACTCTAAACCAAAACCAATTCGTAAACAATCCACCGTTCCCGATATTGTTCCAAAACGAAATACGGAATATTATTTATCGCATAGAATTCTATCAAAGAAAGCCGAGAAAAAATCAGATCCTCTTTTTAAACTAGAAGCAGAAAAGCTTGGTCTTCATATTCAAGAAATTATCAAGCAATATGGATATGATTCAAAGGTCGTCTCCTATCAGCGCGGACCAATCATTACCCGCTATGAATTAACTCCACCGCAGGGTGTTAAGCTAGGGCGCATAACGTCTCTTACCGACGAATTAAAATTAAACTTAGCTGTTAAGAGTATTCGTATGGTTGCTCCAATTCCAGGTAAGTCTACCATCGGTATTGAAGTTCCGAATAAACATAGAGACGATGTGTTTCTCGGCGATATGCTTAAGGAATACAGCGCGTTAAACGCTACTCGTGATTTAAACATCGTTATAGGTAAAGATAGTATAACGGGAGACAGCGTATCTATTGATTTAAATAAGCTTCCTCATTTGCTAGTCGCAGGAACGACTGGTTCTGGAAAATCTGTTTCCATGAACTCAATGATTTGTTCTCTTATTTTTACGAAGTCACCAGAAGATGTTCGCTTTGTTATGATTGATCCCAAGATGGTAGAGTTAGCGTTATATGAGGATATACCGCATCTACTCATGCCGGTGATTACAGATCCGCGTAAGGCAACGAAAGCACTTTCCTGGGCTGTGCAAGAAATGGAAGTTCGATACAATTTAGTTTCTGAATTGAAATGTAGAGATTTAAAAACATATAACGAAAAAGTTGCCAATTCATTGAAGTTTTCTAAAGGGCGTTATCATCATATGCCTTATATTGTGATTTTTATAGATGAGCTTTCTGACTTAATGATGGTATCCGGAAAAGAATTGGAAGACTACATAACACGTATTAGCCAGAAGTCTAGAGCAGTGGGAATTCACCTTGTAATGGCAACGCAACGTCCATCGGTAGATGTTATCACGGGGCTAATCAAGGCTAACTGCCCGGCGCGTATGGCATTTCACGTAGCACAAAAGACTGACTCGAAAATTATTTTAGATTACAGTGGAGCAGATGCACTTCTTGGTAAGGGGGACTTCTTGTATAAGTCCCCGACTTCTCCTGATCTACAAAGAATCCAGGCGCCTTATGTTTCGGAAGATGAAATTGAACAAATCGTAATTGAGTCTCGTAAATATGCTGATCCTGATTTTGTTGATATCAACTTAGATGAAGAATCTTTCCAGGAAGAATCATCAGAAGAAGATGAAGCTTCCTTCGATGAAGCCTGGATGATTGTTAAAACAGATCGAAAGGCTAGTGCTAGTTATCTGCAACGACGACTTCGAATTGGTTATAATAAAGCAGCCCGTCTTATGGAACTGATGGAAGAGAGGGGATATGTTGGTCCTCAGATTGGCTCTAAACCTAGAGAGATTTTGAGATAA